Proteins from a genomic interval of Polaribacter sejongensis:
- the gldA gene encoding gliding motility-associated ABC transporter ATP-binding subunit GldA, producing MSIKVTSVSKVYKMQKALNNVSFSADKGQIIGFLGPNGAGKSTMMKILTGFIKPNEGEVFVDEINVLQNPLEAQKSIGYLPEHNPLYTDMYVREYLQFQATIFKVDKSQIEICIEKVGLTAEAHKKTHQLSKGYQQRVGLAAAILHNPKVLILDEPTTGLDPNQLVEIRALIKELGKDKTVLFSTHIMQEVEAVCDRVIIIKKGELLIDKKLAELKENNQQVIEVTFDYKIEEQFIKRLPNVVSYKNNYDNTWFITFESEEDMRPVIFDFAQENGLKILSLNTQNKNLETLFREVTA from the coding sequence ATGTCTATAAAAGTAACATCGGTTTCCAAAGTCTATAAAATGCAAAAAGCATTAAATAATGTTTCTTTTTCTGCGGATAAAGGCCAAATAATTGGGTTTTTAGGTCCAAATGGTGCTGGGAAATCTACGATGATGAAAATCTTAACAGGTTTTATAAAACCGAATGAAGGCGAAGTTTTTGTTGATGAAATAAATGTGTTACAAAATCCATTAGAAGCACAAAAATCTATTGGGTATTTGCCAGAGCACAACCCTTTGTATACCGATATGTATGTGCGTGAATATTTACAGTTTCAAGCAACTATTTTTAAGGTTGATAAAAGCCAAATAGAAATTTGTATTGAAAAAGTTGGGTTAACTGCAGAAGCACATAAAAAAACACATCAATTATCTAAAGGATATCAGCAAAGAGTTGGTTTGGCAGCGGCAATTTTACACAACCCAAAAGTGTTAATTTTAGATGAGCCAACAACGGGTTTAGACCCTAATCAATTAGTAGAAATTAGAGCACTTATTAAAGAATTAGGAAAAGATAAAACGGTACTTTTTTCTACCCATATTATGCAAGAAGTAGAAGCGGTTTGCGATCGTGTGATCATCATTAAAAAAGGAGAACTTTTAATTGATAAAAAACTAGCAGAGCTCAAAGAAAATAATCAGCAAGTAATAGAAGTTACGTTTGATTATAAAATAGAAGAGCAATTCATAAAAAGGTTACCAAACGTGGTTTCTTATAAAAATAATTACGACAATACTTGGTTTATCACTTTTGAAAGTGAAGAAGATATGCGACCTGTTATTTTTGATTTTGCACAAGAAAACGGTTTAAAAATTCTTAGCTTAAATACTCAAAACAAGAATTTAGAAACGCTTTTTAGAGAGGTTACCGCTTAA
- a CDS encoding HAD family hydrolase, protein MILPKGFLFDFDGVIVYSFESHYSAWTSAFKELFDKDITPFPKTHAGKSPMIIAEYFCSVIGEEKRTKELFLLKDEHIKTHFKVPKLLPGVREFTSLLSEEKIPYGIASNATKLFLKNSIHHLNLNFTTVFGVQDYVKPKPAPEAYILLAETLGFKESDFKDIWVFEDSLTGTKAAKAAGMVAIGITTQYSEEELKEAGSVLVFPTLLEAYEYLTK, encoded by the coding sequence ATGATATTACCTAAAGGATTTTTATTTGATTTTGATGGCGTAATTGTATACAGTTTTGAAAGCCATTATTCTGCATGGACTTCCGCTTTTAAAGAGTTATTTGATAAAGACATTACTCCGTTTCCTAAAACGCATGCAGGAAAATCACCAATGATTATTGCTGAATATTTTTGCTCTGTTATTGGTGAAGAAAAACGTACTAAAGAATTATTCCTTTTAAAAGATGAACATATAAAAACACACTTTAAAGTCCCTAAGTTATTACCAGGAGTTAGAGAGTTTACAAGTCTTTTATCCGAAGAAAAAATACCTTACGGGATTGCAAGTAACGCCACTAAACTGTTTTTAAAAAACAGCATTCATCATTTAAACTTAAACTTTACTACTGTTTTTGGAGTGCAAGATTATGTAAAACCAAAACCTGCTCCTGAAGCATATATTTTATTAGCAGAAACATTAGGGTTTAAAGAAAGTGATTTTAAAGATATTTGGGTTTTTGAAGATAGTTTAACAGGAACAAAAGCGGCCAAAGCTGCAGGAATGGTTGCTATTGGAATTACAACGCAATATTCTGAAGAAGAATTAAAAGAAGCAGGAAGTGTTTTAGTTTTTCCAACTTTATTGGAAGCTTATGAGTATTTGACTAAATAA